From Sporosarcina sp. Marseille-Q4943, the proteins below share one genomic window:
- a CDS encoding heavy metal translocating P-type ATPase, giving the protein MIRMAAKTEYRLENLTCANCAMKFENNVKSIPSVTEATVNFGASKLSFTGEATMEELQAAGAFDGIQVVPLTKRDPEPKIPFFRRKENIITILSLVFVIAGMVFAYRDVAHPAVVTGLFAVAILIGGTGMFITGIKNLARLDFDMKTLMTIAIIGAAIIGEWQEAAVVVFLFAVSEALEAYSMNKARQSIRQLMDIAPASALVKRDGGIMELPTEDIQVGDILLVKPGQKIAMDGIVKSGKSTVNQAAITGESVPVLKQADDEVFAGTLNEEGALEVTVTKLVGDTTIAKIIHLVEDAQAEKAPSQKFVDRFAKYYTPIIIGIAILVAIVPPLFGGDWHTWIYQGLAVLVVGCPCALVVSTPVAIVTAIGNAARQGVLIKGGVYLEEMGRIHAIAFDKTGTLTKGYPEVTDFIVEDGKKHTILQAVAAVESMSQHPLARAIVDYAEKEGAGLTEIRNFQSVTGKGAYGEVDGTLVHVGSMKWASELTELPMEMNKRAEELQQAGKSVMAVIFNHTFKALIAVTDPLRAESADVLQQLKGVGIRHTVMLTGDDKRTAEAIAKLAGVTDVRAGLMPEDKLTAVKGLIGQYGRVAMVGDGINDAPALAASSIGIAMGGAGTDAALETADIALMADDLRQLPYTMKLSRKTLQIIKENIMFAVGLKIVALLLIIPGWLTLWIAIFADMGATLLVVLNSLRLIRIHK; this is encoded by the coding sequence ATGATCCGGATGGCCGCTAAGACAGAATATAGACTCGAAAATCTAACTTGCGCAAACTGTGCGATGAAATTTGAAAACAATGTGAAGAGCATCCCTTCCGTGACAGAAGCGACCGTCAACTTCGGCGCATCAAAGCTCTCTTTCACAGGTGAGGCGACGATGGAGGAGCTTCAGGCAGCAGGCGCCTTTGATGGGATTCAAGTTGTGCCATTGACGAAAAGGGACCCTGAGCCGAAAATCCCGTTTTTCCGGAGGAAGGAAAATATAATTACGATTCTATCCCTCGTCTTCGTCATTGCCGGAATGGTTTTCGCCTATCGGGACGTCGCGCATCCAGCTGTAGTGACGGGCCTGTTCGCAGTCGCCATCCTGATCGGCGGGACGGGCATGTTCATAACAGGCATCAAGAACCTCGCGAGGCTCGATTTTGACATGAAGACGTTGATGACGATTGCGATTATCGGAGCGGCAATTATCGGTGAATGGCAGGAAGCGGCGGTCGTCGTCTTTTTATTCGCAGTGAGTGAAGCGCTTGAAGCGTACTCCATGAATAAAGCACGGCAATCGATCCGCCAGCTCATGGATATCGCTCCAGCGTCCGCGCTTGTGAAACGGGATGGGGGCATCATGGAATTACCGACGGAAGACATACAAGTCGGCGACATCCTTCTCGTGAAACCGGGGCAGAAAATTGCAATGGACGGCATCGTCAAAAGCGGAAAATCCACTGTCAATCAGGCAGCGATCACGGGGGAATCAGTCCCGGTGCTGAAACAGGCGGATGACGAAGTGTTTGCAGGAACGTTGAATGAAGAAGGCGCACTCGAAGTGACCGTGACGAAACTCGTTGGTGACACGACAATCGCTAAAATCATCCATCTCGTTGAGGATGCCCAAGCGGAGAAAGCACCTTCTCAGAAATTCGTCGATCGGTTTGCAAAATATTACACACCAATCATTATCGGCATCGCGATTTTAGTCGCCATCGTCCCGCCTCTTTTCGGAGGGGACTGGCATACATGGATTTACCAAGGGCTCGCGGTACTCGTCGTCGGCTGTCCTTGCGCGCTCGTCGTGTCGACTCCTGTTGCCATCGTGACGGCGATCGGGAATGCCGCCCGCCAAGGCGTCCTCATTAAAGGCGGCGTCTACCTTGAGGAGATGGGCCGCATTCATGCTATCGCATTCGACAAGACGGGCACCTTGACAAAAGGATACCCCGAAGTGACGGATTTTATTGTGGAAGATGGGAAGAAACATACTATCCTGCAAGCGGTCGCTGCGGTCGAATCGATGTCCCAGCATCCGTTGGCACGTGCAATTGTCGACTATGCGGAAAAAGAAGGCGCAGGCTTGACGGAAATCCGGAACTTCCAGTCGGTCACCGGGAAAGGGGCTTACGGGGAAGTGGATGGCACCCTTGTCCATGTCGGGAGTATGAAGTGGGCATCCGAGCTGACAGAGCTGCCCATGGAAATGAACAAGCGCGCCGAAGAACTGCAACAGGCCGGAAAATCCGTCATGGCGGTCATCTTCAATCACACGTTCAAAGCGTTGATCGCAGTTACGGATCCATTGCGGGCAGAAAGTGCCGATGTCTTGCAACAATTAAAAGGGGTCGGCATCCGGCATACGGTCATGCTGACGGGGGACGACAAGCGGACAGCCGAAGCGATTGCGAAACTGGCCGGCGTGACGGACGTCCGTGCGGGACTCATGCCAGAAGACAAATTAACTGCCGTGAAAGGATTGATCGGTCAATATGGCCGGGTCGCGATGGTCGGTGACGGCATTAATGACGCGCCGGCGCTTGCCGCCTCCTCAATCGGAATCGCCATGGGCGGGGCAGGGACGGATGCCGCTCTCGAAACGGCGGATATTGCCTTGATGGCGGATGATCTCCGACAATTGCCGTATACGATGAAATTAAGCCGAAAAACGTTGCAGATTATTAAAGAAAATATTATGTTTGCAGTAGGCTTAAAAATTGTAGCGCTGCTGTTGATCATCCCAGGATGGTTGACATTATGGATTGCAATTTTTGCGGATATGGGTGCAACGTTGCTCGTCGTGTTGAATTCATTGAGATTGATACGAATCCATAAGTAG
- a CDS encoding metalloregulator ArsR/SmtB family transcription factor, whose protein sequence is MKLKDTCEVTIVHENIVEKVQKGLPDVGGMVQIFKALADETRLKIAYSLTLEEQMCVCDVAAVIGSSNATASHHLRYLREHSLAKSERKGKMVYYSLADGHVYDLVKIAHDHAAEREDDPDGR, encoded by the coding sequence ATGAAATTGAAAGATACATGTGAAGTGACGATTGTCCACGAGAATATAGTCGAGAAAGTTCAAAAGGGGCTGCCGGATGTCGGTGGCATGGTGCAAATATTCAAGGCGCTTGCTGACGAAACGAGATTGAAAATCGCTTATTCACTCACGTTGGAAGAGCAGATGTGCGTCTGCGATGTAGCGGCCGTCATCGGTTCATCGAATGCGACGGCTTCCCATCATCTGCGCTATTTGCGTGAACATAGCCTTGCGAAATCGGAACGTAAAGGAAAAATGGTCTATTACTCCCTTGCGGATGGGCATGTATATGATCTTGTAAAGATTGCCCACGATCACGCAGCTGAAAGGGAGGATGATCCGGATGGCCGCTAA
- a CDS encoding P1 family peptidase produces the protein MQKGKWNAITDVPGVAVGHVTLKEDPGPESACTGVTAILPHGGNNFEQKVPAASFVLNGFGKSAGLIQVEELGVIESPIMLTNTFSVGAVLEGTMRHMLEENPAIGDSTSSLNIVVGECNDSYLNAMREMKVRPEHATEAIRNARGGELTQGDVGAGKGMICFGRKGGIGSSSRIVPHGEDSFTVGVLTLTNFGSAEECLIDEWLARNEMQMETATDKLKPSQEMQSEKPDGSVMIIVATDAPLDSRQLKRLAKRASIGLGRTGSHIHNGSGDIIIAFSNAYTIPHSSEDGDTVSYTLLRDDAKVMNDLFKAVIEATEEAVYQSLLHAETTTGRHGRTVERWPFVEG, from the coding sequence ATGCAAAAAGGAAAATGGAATGCCATTACGGACGTACCAGGAGTGGCAGTCGGCCACGTAACATTGAAGGAAGATCCCGGCCCTGAAAGCGCCTGCACAGGGGTGACAGCCATCTTGCCCCATGGCGGAAACAATTTCGAACAGAAAGTGCCGGCAGCTAGTTTCGTATTGAACGGCTTTGGCAAATCGGCTGGGCTTATTCAAGTGGAGGAACTCGGTGTCATTGAGTCCCCTATCATGCTTACAAATACATTCAGCGTCGGGGCGGTGCTGGAAGGGACGATGCGGCATATGCTCGAGGAGAACCCCGCAATCGGGGATTCCACCAGTTCATTGAACATCGTCGTTGGCGAATGCAATGACAGTTATTTGAATGCGATGCGGGAGATGAAAGTCCGTCCGGAACACGCCACGGAAGCGATTCGCAATGCAAGAGGCGGCGAGCTCACGCAAGGCGATGTCGGCGCCGGGAAAGGGATGATCTGCTTCGGCAGGAAAGGTGGGATCGGTTCTTCCTCAAGGATCGTGCCCCATGGCGAGGATTCATTCACAGTCGGCGTACTGACATTGACGAATTTCGGCAGTGCGGAAGAATGCTTGATTGATGAATGGCTGGCGCGGAATGAAATGCAGATGGAAACTGCGACGGACAAGTTGAAGCCGTCACAGGAAATGCAAAGCGAAAAACCGGACGGCTCCGTCATGATCATCGTCGCAACGGATGCTCCGTTGGATAGCCGGCAGTTGAAGCGGCTCGCAAAACGTGCATCCATCGGCCTCGGACGTACCGGCTCCCATATCCATAACGGAAGCGGAGACATTATCATCGCCTTCTCGAATGCTTATACGATCCCGCATTCGAGCGAAGACGGGGATACGGTGAGCTATACTTTATTGCGTGACGATGCCAAGGTGATGAACGACCTTTTCAAGGCGGTCATCGAGGCGACGGAGGAAGCGGTTTATCAGTCATTGTTGCATGCGGAAACGACAACAGGAAGACATGGACGGACGGTTGAACGGTGGCCGTTTGTTGAAGGTTGA